In one window of Haemophilus parainfluenzae DNA:
- a CDS encoding EmrA/EmrK family multidrug efflux transporter periplasmic adaptor subunit has product MSDQQTDTQNSSNNKSQQRKKGLSIFILLLLLIAIGSAAYWFFFIKGFEETEDAYVSGNQVMVSSQVAGNIAKINVDNMDPVQAGDVLLELDDTNAKLSFEQAKSNLANAARQVSQLNYTVKQLKSAVRANEITLAQAQGNLNRRVQLVKDGAIDKESFQHAKEAVELAKANLTISQNQLGANQALLLDGSLSEQPQIQSAVSNLKQAWLNLERTKIRSPIKGYVARRNAQVGQAVSVGSTLMAVITTDQMWLDANFKETQLTHMRIGQPVEIHFDLYGKDKTFNGKVVGIEMGTGSAFSLLPTQNATGNWIKVVQRVPVRIQLDPQQLAENPLRIGLSATVKVNVSDSQGETLRDQAPATTLYSTNVLQYDESAVNNLIESIIRDNSY; this is encoded by the coding sequence ATGTCCGATCAACAAACAGATACACAAAACTCTTCAAATAATAAATCTCAACAACGTAAAAAAGGGCTTTCCATTTTTATTCTTTTGCTTCTTCTAATTGCAATTGGTTCCGCGGCTTATTGGTTTTTCTTTATTAAAGGCTTTGAAGAAACGGAAGATGCCTATGTGAGCGGCAATCAGGTGATGGTCTCATCACAGGTGGCAGGGAATATTGCGAAAATTAATGTCGATAATATGGATCCCGTACAAGCCGGTGACGTGTTATTAGAACTGGATGATACCAACGCTAAATTAAGTTTTGAGCAAGCTAAAAGCAATTTAGCCAATGCGGCTCGCCAAGTTTCTCAACTGAATTACACCGTAAAACAATTAAAATCGGCCGTTCGAGCGAATGAAATTACCCTTGCTCAAGCACAAGGAAACTTGAATCGTCGTGTGCAATTAGTCAAAGATGGGGCGATCGATAAAGAATCGTTCCAACATGCGAAAGAAGCAGTTGAACTGGCAAAAGCGAACTTAACTATCTCACAAAATCAGCTTGGCGCAAATCAAGCCTTATTGTTAGATGGCTCTTTAAGTGAACAACCGCAAATTCAAAGTGCGGTCAGTAATTTGAAGCAAGCTTGGTTGAATTTAGAACGCACAAAAATCCGCAGCCCAATTAAAGGTTATGTAGCTCGTCGCAATGCGCAAGTAGGGCAAGCAGTTTCTGTTGGCAGCACATTAATGGCAGTGATCACTACCGATCAAATGTGGTTAGACGCCAACTTCAAAGAAACACAATTAACTCATATGCGAATTGGTCAACCCGTTGAAATTCATTTCGACCTTTATGGTAAAGATAAAACCTTTAATGGAAAGGTCGTGGGAATTGAAATGGGTACGGGCAGCGCATTCTCATTATTGCCCACTCAAAATGCGACCGGCAACTGGATCAAAGTGGTGCAACGTGTTCCTGTACGAATTCAATTAGATCCGCAACAGCTTGCTGAAAACCCACTACGCATTGGGCTTTCTGCGACTGTAAAAGTAAATGTGAGTGATAGCCAAGGTGAAACCTTGCGTGACCAAGCGCCAGCGACAACGCTTTATTCTACGAATGTGCTGCAATATGATGAAAGTGCGGTCAATAATTTGATCGAATCTATTATTCGTGACAATAGCTATTAG
- a CDS encoding Lrp/AsnC family transcriptional regulator yields the protein MELDKLDRDILNILQQDVTLPLKELAEEVHSSVATCQRRIQLLTEKGVITKQVAIVSPKAVGRGISVFVMVEMDNQHSCFQELFERKMRQETDVVSCYEISGDYDFMLLIHAESMESYHSFTRRVLTGEYHVRTYKSLFVMNFTKAESGILL from the coding sequence ATGGAACTAGATAAATTAGATCGAGATATTTTGAATATTCTCCAACAAGACGTAACCTTACCATTAAAAGAGCTCGCTGAAGAGGTTCACAGCTCGGTAGCAACTTGCCAGCGTCGAATTCAATTACTGACAGAGAAAGGTGTAATTACTAAACAAGTTGCGATCGTATCGCCAAAGGCAGTAGGTAGAGGTATTAGTGTTTTTGTGATGGTGGAAATGGATAACCAACATTCCTGCTTTCAAGAATTATTTGAGCGAAAAATGCGCCAAGAAACCGATGTGGTGAGCTGTTATGAGATTTCTGGTGATTATGATTTTATGTTGCTTATTCATGCTGAAAGCATGGAAAGTTACCATTCATTTACCCGCCGTGTCCTAACCGGTGAATATCATGTTCGAACTTATAAAAGCTTATTTGTGATGAACTTTACTAAAGCAGAGAGTGGGATCTTATTGTAA
- the nhaA gene encoding Na+/H+ antiporter NhaA has translation MHKLSLTQQIQRFFKLESAGGILLLLSAVVAMLLANSPLNQTYNDFLNLPVSIKVGSFSIDKTLIHWINDGFMAVFFVSVGMEVKKELFEGSLSSYQQAIFPAIAAVGGMVIPALVYVLITQQDPTLADGWAIPMATDIAFALGIMALLSKQVPLPLKIFLLALAIIDDLGAIVVIALFFSHGLSVQALIFAAIAIVVLIALNRLKVTALCAYMVVGTILWASVLKSGVHATLAGVIIGFCIPLKGKNGETPLHDFEHILAPWSSFVILPLFAFANAGVSFDGIDFSMLTSPLLLAISLGLLLGKPLGVFGFSYLSVKLGIAKLPQGINFKQIFAVAILCGIGFTMSMFLASLAFNADAGESINSLSRLGILLGSTVSAILGYITLKKTTALPR, from the coding sequence ATGCATAAACTGAGTTTGACTCAACAAATTCAGCGTTTTTTCAAATTGGAATCAGCTGGCGGAATTTTATTACTTTTATCAGCAGTGGTCGCAATGCTTTTGGCCAATTCACCACTCAATCAAACCTATAATGACTTTTTAAATTTACCTGTTAGCATTAAAGTCGGATCTTTTTCAATTGATAAAACTTTAATCCACTGGATTAATGATGGTTTTATGGCTGTATTCTTTGTTTCAGTCGGAATGGAAGTCAAAAAAGAGTTATTTGAGGGTTCCCTTTCAAGCTATCAACAAGCCATTTTCCCAGCTATTGCAGCCGTGGGAGGCATGGTTATTCCAGCATTAGTTTACGTTTTGATTACTCAACAAGATCCCACTTTAGCCGATGGTTGGGCAATTCCAATGGCAACAGACATTGCCTTTGCACTTGGTATCATGGCACTATTAAGTAAACAAGTACCGCTCCCATTAAAAATCTTTTTACTTGCTTTAGCCATTATTGATGACTTAGGTGCGATTGTCGTCATTGCACTATTTTTCTCACACGGATTGAGTGTACAGGCACTGATCTTTGCTGCGATTGCTATTGTTGTACTTATCGCATTAAATCGCTTAAAAGTGACCGCTCTTTGCGCCTATATGGTAGTAGGAACCATCTTATGGGCTTCCGTATTAAAATCAGGCGTACACGCGACTCTTGCGGGTGTTATTATCGGATTTTGCATTCCATTGAAAGGTAAAAATGGTGAAACGCCATTACATGATTTTGAGCATATTCTTGCCCCTTGGTCATCCTTTGTTATCTTACCATTATTTGCGTTTGCCAATGCAGGGGTAAGCTTTGATGGTATTGATTTCAGCATGCTGACATCACCATTATTGCTTGCGATTTCTCTTGGATTACTTCTAGGAAAGCCTCTTGGCGTATTTGGTTTCAGTTACCTTTCCGTTAAACTTGGTATTGCAAAACTTCCACAAGGCATTAACTTCAAACAAATTTTTGCTGTAGCTATTTTATGCGGTATTGGTTTTACTATGTCTATGTTCTTAGCAAGTCTTGCATTTAATGCGGATGCGGGAGAAAGCATTAATTCCCTTTCTCGCTTAGGCATCTTATTAGGTTCTACTGTTTCTGCGATTTTGGGATATATCACATTGAAAAAAACAACAGCATTACCAAGATAA
- the rpsT gene encoding 30S ribosomal protein S20: MANIKSAKKRAVQSEKRRQHNASQRSMMRTYIKKVYAQVAAGEKAAAEAAFVEMQKVVDRMASKGLIHANKAANHKAKLAAQIKKLA; encoded by the coding sequence TTGGCTAATATCAAGTCAGCAAAAAAACGCGCGGTTCAATCTGAAAAACGCCGCCAACACAACGCAAGCCAACGCTCTATGATGCGTACTTACATCAAAAAAGTATATGCTCAAGTAGCAGCAGGTGAAAAAGCAGCAGCTGAAGCAGCATTCGTTGAAATGCAAAAAGTTGTTGACCGTATGGCTTCTAAAGGCTTAATCCACGCTAACAAAGCAGCAAACCACAAAGCTAAATTAGCTGCTCAAATCAAAAAATTAGCGTAA
- the rlmB gene encoding 23S rRNA (guanosine(2251)-2'-O)-methyltransferase RlmB: protein MSENIYGIHAVNSILANSPERLIEVFVLKGREDKRLHPLLNELYALGIAVQFVNRQTLDKKSNGEVHQGVIARVQEAKELNEHDLDELLTRKQNPLLLVLDGVTDPHNLGACLRTADAAGVSAVIVPKDKSAQLTSIARKVACGAAETVPLIRVTNLARTLRDLQQTHNIWVVGTAGEATETIYQSKLTGSLALVMGAEGEGMRRLTREHCDQFISIPMAGSVSSLNVSVATGVCLFEIVRQRLAA from the coding sequence ATGTCAGAAAATATCTATGGTATCCATGCTGTAAACAGCATTTTAGCAAATAGCCCTGAGCGTTTAATTGAAGTATTTGTGCTGAAAGGCCGTGAAGATAAACGCCTACACCCCTTACTCAATGAGCTATATGCTTTAGGCATTGCGGTGCAATTTGTAAATCGTCAAACATTAGATAAAAAATCCAATGGTGAAGTACATCAAGGTGTGATTGCGCGTGTGCAAGAAGCGAAAGAGCTGAATGAACATGATCTGGATGAACTTCTTACTCGTAAACAAAATCCACTTTTATTGGTGCTTGATGGCGTGACGGATCCCCATAACCTAGGGGCCTGTTTACGTACTGCGGATGCAGCTGGTGTGAGTGCAGTCATCGTGCCAAAAGATAAATCGGCTCAACTCACTTCTATCGCACGTAAAGTGGCTTGCGGTGCTGCGGAGACTGTGCCATTAATTCGCGTAACCAATTTAGCTCGTACTTTGCGAGATCTACAACAAACTCATAATATTTGGGTAGTAGGGACGGCCGGCGAAGCAACAGAAACCATTTACCAAAGTAAACTCACTGGTTCTCTAGCCTTAGTGATGGGGGCGGAAGGTGAAGGCATGCGCCGTCTTACTCGTGAGCATTGTGATCAATTCATTAGTATTCCAATGGCGGGCTCAGTTTCATCCCTGAATGTTTCCGTTGCGACTGGCGTATGTTTATTTGAAATTGTGAGACAACGTCTTGCCGCCTAA
- the rarD gene encoding EamA family transporter RarD encodes MIKMAQGIFLGIISQFLFGLLYLFSLWLQPLSGTDVFAWRMVMMVFGLFLIIFPTVGCRSLSKLVNETLGKDKKRWMLFLLGTLDAGSQFWLFMWAPVNGEGVNIAMGYFLYPLVMALLGRLWLKETLSIIQIIALCIAALGVIHELWHNQTFSWTSLWVCLIYPYYYLSRKAIRIPPLQGITLDTCIIAVPCLIYLIIQEQQFSFVMNESRYWYLLPALGLVSAIGLSANLKSSQQIPISIFAVLSYLEPTLLFLIAIFWLNTQVFPSDYVTYVPIWISLILLGINGLMKKHH; translated from the coding sequence ATGATAAAAATGGCTCAAGGTATCTTTCTAGGAATTATCTCACAATTTTTATTTGGCCTGCTGTATTTATTCAGTTTATGGCTACAGCCACTTAGCGGCACAGATGTGTTTGCTTGGCGAATGGTGATGATGGTCTTCGGGTTATTTTTAATTATCTTCCCTACAGTGGGTTGTCGTTCATTATCAAAATTAGTCAATGAAACCTTAGGCAAAGACAAAAAACGTTGGATGCTGTTTTTGCTTGGTACACTCGATGCAGGTAGCCAATTTTGGTTATTTATGTGGGCTCCCGTTAATGGCGAGGGAGTGAATATTGCGATGGGATATTTTCTATACCCATTAGTCATGGCATTACTTGGTCGACTCTGGCTGAAAGAAACACTTTCGATTATTCAAATTATTGCATTATGTATTGCAGCGTTGGGTGTGATACATGAGTTATGGCACAACCAAACCTTTTCATGGACTAGCCTTTGGGTATGTTTAATTTATCCCTATTATTATTTAAGCCGTAAAGCAATAAGAATACCTCCCTTACAAGGCATTACGCTAGATACATGTATTATTGCCGTTCCCTGCCTTATTTATTTGATCATACAAGAACAGCAATTTTCTTTTGTGATGAATGAAAGTCGATATTGGTATTTATTACCTGCATTAGGTTTAGTCAGTGCAATTGGCTTATCTGCCAATTTAAAATCGAGCCAACAAATTCCCATCAGTATATTTGCTGTACTCAGTTATCTGGAACCCACCTTGCTTTTTTTAATTGCAATATTCTGGCTTAATACGCAAGTTTTCCCATCTGATTACGTCACTTATGTACCTATTTGGATAAGTTTGATTTTGCTTGGAATAAATGGCTTAATGAAAAAACATCACTAA
- the rnr gene encoding ribonuclease R: protein MTKKSFKKADPNYQKELAKYGNPIPSRDYILQIIRENNAPMSREEILTALSIKSDEQQEAMRRRLRAMENDGQLVFTKRKRYALPEKLDLFKGIVIGHREGYGFLQVEGKKEDLFIPNHQMQRVMHGDFVLAQPAGLDRRGRREVRIVRVLESRKKQIVGRFFLENGFSYVVPDDSRIGRDILVPNEHRNGARMGQVVVVELQERSASFTQPVGIITEILGDNMAKGMEVEIALRNHDIPHQFPSAVEKYVKKFTEEVPEEAKKGRVDLRNLPLVTIDGEDARDFDDAVYCEKSGKGWKLWVAIADVSYYVRLRSALDTEAYNRGNSVYFPNRVVPMLPEILSNGLCSLNPQVDRLCMVCEMHISAKGKLTDYRFYEAVMNSHARLTYTKVAAILDGDDELRIRYQGLVPHLEELHHLYQALLNARKQRGAIDFETIETKFIFNAMGRIDRIEPVVRNDAHKIIEECMILANIAAANFMEKHKEPALYRIHATPSEEKLTSFRAFLSECGLSLEGGMKPTTKDYAKLLEQVKDRPDHELIQTMLLRSLSQAVYHADNIGHFGLALEEYAHFTSPIRRYPDLTLHRGIKYLLAKEKGAKRKTTDTGGYHYSFDEMDLLGDHCSMTERRADDATREVADWLKCEYMQDHVGAEFSGVISSVTGFGLFVRLDDLFIDGLVHISTLDNDYYQFDAAKQRLIGENSGMIYRLGDKVKIRVVAVHLEQKMVDFSLVESARKPRRVGKTAKQKSKKVFKELPPKASKKRKRAVKNKDVSKKPTRKRKK from the coding sequence ATGACCAAAAAATCTTTTAAAAAAGCGGATCCGAATTATCAAAAAGAATTAGCCAAATATGGTAATCCGATCCCAAGCAGAGACTACATTCTGCAAATTATTCGTGAAAATAATGCCCCGATGAGTCGGGAAGAAATTTTGACCGCACTTTCAATTAAAAGTGACGAACAACAAGAAGCCATGCGTCGTCGCTTGCGTGCCATGGAGAATGATGGACAGTTAGTTTTCACTAAACGTAAACGCTATGCCTTGCCTGAAAAATTAGATTTATTCAAAGGCATAGTTATTGGCCATCGCGAAGGCTATGGCTTTTTACAAGTCGAAGGCAAAAAAGAGGATCTCTTTATTCCTAATCACCAAATGCAACGTGTAATGCACGGTGATTTTGTGTTAGCGCAACCTGCAGGCTTAGATCGCCGTGGTCGTCGCGAAGTCCGTATTGTTCGCGTACTTGAAAGTCGTAAAAAACAAATTGTCGGCCGTTTCTTCTTAGAAAATGGCTTTAGCTATGTGGTGCCTGATGACAGTCGTATCGGACGAGATATTTTAGTCCCTAATGAACACCGCAATGGTGCACGAATGGGGCAAGTTGTCGTAGTTGAATTGCAGGAACGTTCTGCCTCCTTTACTCAACCTGTTGGCATCATCACCGAAATTCTGGGTGACAATATGGCAAAAGGAATGGAAGTGGAGATCGCCCTTCGTAATCATGACATTCCTCACCAATTCCCAAGTGCGGTCGAAAAATACGTTAAAAAATTCACGGAAGAAGTGCCTGAAGAAGCCAAAAAAGGTCGTGTGGATTTACGCAATCTGCCACTGGTGACCATTGATGGCGAAGATGCACGCGATTTTGATGATGCCGTATATTGCGAAAAAAGCGGTAAAGGCTGGAAACTTTGGGTGGCGATTGCCGATGTCAGCTATTATGTGCGTTTACGTTCTGCATTAGATACTGAAGCTTATAACCGAGGTAACTCCGTTTACTTCCCTAATCGTGTTGTGCCAATGTTGCCGGAGATTTTATCGAACGGATTATGTTCACTGAATCCACAAGTTGATCGCTTATGTATGGTGTGTGAAATGCACATTTCTGCAAAAGGTAAACTCACGGACTATCGTTTTTATGAAGCGGTAATGAACTCTCATGCACGTTTAACCTATACGAAAGTCGCGGCAATTTTAGACGGTGATGATGAACTTCGCATCCGTTATCAAGGGCTAGTACCACATTTAGAAGAATTGCATCATCTCTATCAAGCATTACTCAATGCACGCAAACAACGTGGTGCCATCGATTTTGAAACCATCGAAACCAAATTTATTTTCAATGCCATGGGACGAATTGATCGCATTGAACCTGTTGTTCGAAATGATGCGCACAAAATCATTGAAGAATGCATGATTCTTGCAAATATTGCAGCAGCAAACTTTATGGAAAAACATAAAGAGCCAGCACTCTATCGTATTCATGCCACACCAAGCGAAGAAAAACTGACGTCTTTCCGTGCATTCTTAAGTGAATGCGGTTTAAGTCTTGAAGGCGGCATGAAACCGACCACAAAAGATTATGCAAAATTGTTAGAGCAAGTGAAAGATCGCCCGGATCACGAGCTTATCCAAACCATGTTGCTTCGTTCATTAAGTCAAGCGGTTTATCATGCGGATAATATCGGTCACTTTGGTTTGGCGTTAGAAGAATATGCACACTTCACTTCCCCAATTCGTCGTTATCCAGATTTAACTCTTCACCGTGGAATTAAGTATTTATTAGCGAAAGAAAAAGGTGCTAAACGTAAAACCACAGATACTGGTGGCTATCATTATTCTTTTGATGAAATGGATTTATTAGGTGATCACTGCTCGATGACAGAACGCCGTGCCGATGATGCCACTCGTGAAGTAGCAGATTGGCTGAAATGTGAATATATGCAAGATCACGTAGGTGCTGAATTTAGCGGAGTGATCTCATCTGTAACGGGCTTTGGCTTATTCGTACGTTTAGATGATTTATTCATTGACGGCTTAGTCCATATTTCCACTTTAGATAACGACTACTATCAATTTGATGCGGCAAAACAACGTTTAATCGGTGAAAATAGTGGTATGATCTACCGCCTTGGCGATAAAGTAAAAATTCGCGTGGTCGCCGTTCATTTAGAACAAAAAATGGTAGATTTCAGTTTAGTCGAAAGTGCCAGAAAACCACGTCGTGTGGGAAAAACGGCGAAACAAAAGTCAAAAAAAGTCTTTAAGGAACTGCCACCTAAAGCGTCAAAAAAACGTAAAAGAGCGGTTAAAAATAAAGACGTTTCTAAGAAGCCGACGAGAAAACGGAAGAAATAA
- the murJ gene encoding murein biosynthesis integral membrane protein MurJ has product MSKRLLKSGIIVSGMTLVSRVLGLVRDVVIAHLIGAGAAADVFLFANRIPNFLRRLFAEGAFSQAFVPVLAEYQKSGDLSKTREFIGKVSGTLGGLVSIVTLLAMVGSPVVAAIFGMGWFTDWLNNGPDAHKFEQASLLLKITFPYLWFVTFVALSGAILNTIGKFGVMSFSPVLLNIAMIATALFLAPRLDNPDLALAIGIFLGGLLQFLFQIPFLKKAGLLVKPKWAWHDEGVAKIRRLMIPALFGVSVSQINLLLDTVIASFLMTGSISWLYYSDRLLEFPLGLFGIAISTVILPTLARHHVNREDNSSQSAVDFRNTMDWGVRMILLLGVPAAIGIAVLAQPMLLVLFMRGSFTLTDVYAASYSLWAFNAGLLSFMLIKILANGYYARQDTKTPVKIGIIAMVSNMGFNVLAIPFSYVGLAIASAMSATLNAYLLYRGLAKEDVYHFSRKSAVFFLKVLGAALAMGGLVWYNSPSIQEWAAMTFLMRIYWLVWLIGLAAVVYLGVLALLGVRKHHLLTKH; this is encoded by the coding sequence TTGAGTAAACGACTTTTAAAATCCGGTATTATCGTGAGTGGGATGACATTAGTCTCCCGTGTGTTAGGTCTAGTCCGCGATGTGGTAATAGCACATTTGATCGGTGCAGGCGCGGCGGCAGACGTGTTTTTATTCGCTAACCGTATCCCAAACTTTTTACGTCGTTTATTTGCGGAAGGGGCATTTTCTCAGGCTTTTGTCCCTGTGTTAGCCGAATATCAAAAATCGGGCGATCTTTCTAAAACCCGTGAATTTATTGGGAAAGTGTCGGGTACGCTAGGCGGTTTAGTCAGTATTGTCACCTTGCTTGCTATGGTGGGATCACCTGTTGTGGCGGCGATCTTTGGGATGGGCTGGTTTACCGATTGGCTAAATAACGGACCCGATGCACACAAATTTGAACAAGCGTCTTTACTCTTAAAAATTACTTTTCCTTATTTATGGTTTGTCACCTTTGTGGCACTTTCCGGCGCGATTTTAAATACTATAGGCAAGTTTGGTGTGATGTCGTTTTCGCCTGTTTTACTCAATATCGCGATGATTGCGACCGCACTTTTCCTCGCACCAAGATTAGACAATCCCGATCTTGCCCTTGCTATCGGGATCTTCTTAGGTGGTTTATTACAATTTTTATTCCAAATTCCTTTTTTGAAGAAAGCAGGCTTGCTCGTCAAGCCAAAATGGGCATGGCATGATGAAGGGGTAGCCAAAATCCGTCGATTGATGATTCCTGCCTTGTTCGGGGTTTCTGTGAGTCAAATCAACTTATTGCTTGATACGGTCATTGCTAGTTTCTTAATGACGGGATCTATTAGTTGGCTTTATTATTCTGATCGTCTATTAGAGTTTCCACTTGGGCTATTTGGTATCGCAATTTCCACGGTGATTTTACCGACACTTGCTCGCCATCATGTGAATCGAGAAGATAATTCTTCCCAAAGTGCGGTTGATTTTCGCAACACAATGGACTGGGGCGTACGAATGATTTTATTACTTGGTGTGCCTGCCGCGATTGGTATTGCCGTGTTAGCCCAACCGATGTTACTCGTATTGTTTATGCGTGGCAGTTTTACCTTAACAGATGTGTATGCAGCCTCTTATTCTTTATGGGCATTCAATGCGGGTTTACTTAGCTTTATGCTGATTAAGATCTTGGCTAATGGCTATTACGCACGGCAAGACACTAAAACGCCCGTGAAAATCGGGATTATCGCCATGGTGAGCAATATGGGCTTTAATGTGTTGGCGATTCCATTTAGTTATGTGGGTTTAGCGATTGCTTCTGCCATGTCAGCAACCTTAAATGCTTATTTGCTTTATCGTGGTTTAGCTAAAGAGGATGTATACCATTTTTCACGTAAAAGTGCGGTCTTTTTTCTGAAAGTTTTAGGTGCAGCCTTAGCCATGGGCGGTTTGGTTTGGTATAACAGCCCGTCGATTCAAGAATGGGCAGCCATGACATTTTTAATGCGTATCTATTGGTTGGTTTGGTTAATTGGACTGGCTGCGGTCGTTTATTTAGGCGTATTGGCGCTCTTGGGTGTTCGTAAACACCATTTACTGACAAAACATTAA
- the brnQ gene encoding branched-chain amino acid transport system II carrier protein, whose translation MFSKKDIIVLGMMIFALFLGAGNIIFPPMEGYTAGNHWATASMGFIITGVLMPFITLVVVSVLGRGEELTKDLPKWAGVSFLTILYLVIGSTFAMPRITNVAYEMAWLPLGLAEDSTNARLIFSVIFNIIAMGFMIRPSTIISTVGEVMTPALLVLLLVVGITVFVSPLSDIVAPSQAYAENSALTTGLISGYQTMDVLAAIAFGGIVARGLSAKNVTNPQKIVQYTISAGFVSVILLGCLYFALFYLGATSDAVAQGATNGGQIFSRYVNSLFGTAGTWIMAGIITLASLTTLVGVTSACGDYFSKFSTRFSYPFWIIFFTTMTIIISQYGLTKLLRVTIPALLLIYPMAIMLMILQLVRNKLPSIRLSYYTTIFVTVCFSLIDSLKNLDMLPEGLHQIMTHFPLYSQELAWLVPALCTLVLSMIFGKTISK comes from the coding sequence ATGTTTTCAAAAAAAGATATTATCGTATTAGGTATGATGATTTTTGCCTTATTTTTAGGCGCAGGAAATATTATTTTTCCTCCGATGGAAGGTTACACCGCAGGTAACCATTGGGCAACAGCCTCCATGGGGTTTATAATAACTGGTGTGTTAATGCCATTTATCACCTTAGTTGTGGTATCGGTATTAGGACGTGGTGAAGAGCTAACAAAGGATTTACCCAAGTGGGCAGGCGTATCCTTTTTAACCATTCTTTATTTAGTGATAGGCTCCACCTTTGCCATGCCTCGAATTACCAATGTGGCTTATGAAATGGCATGGTTACCATTAGGGCTTGCGGAAGATAGCACGAATGCCCGCCTCATTTTCTCTGTCATTTTTAATATTATTGCGATGGGATTCATGATTCGTCCAAGCACAATTATTTCAACTGTGGGTGAAGTGATGACACCGGCATTGTTGGTCTTATTACTTGTTGTTGGGATCACCGTTTTTGTTTCACCGCTTTCTGATATTGTTGCACCATCTCAGGCGTATGCTGAGAATTCAGCATTAACCACAGGGTTAATTAGTGGTTATCAAACGATGGATGTACTGGCAGCGATTGCTTTTGGTGGCATTGTTGCACGGGGGTTATCTGCAAAAAATGTAACGAATCCGCAAAAGATTGTTCAATATACCATTTCAGCGGGTTTCGTATCTGTTATTTTATTAGGTTGCTTGTATTTTGCCTTATTTTACTTAGGAGCGACTTCTGATGCCGTGGCACAAGGCGCAACAAATGGCGGACAAATCTTCTCTCGTTATGTGAACAGTTTATTCGGCACAGCGGGAACCTGGATCATGGCGGGTATTATTACTTTAGCAAGTCTAACCACATTAGTGGGCGTAACCAGTGCGTGTGGTGATTACTTCTCCAAGTTTTCGACGCGTTTTTCTTATCCATTTTGGATTATTTTCTTCACAACGATGACAATAATTATTTCACAATATGGCTTAACAAAATTACTCCGAGTGACGATTCCTGCCTTATTGTTGATTTACCCAATGGCGATCATGTTAATGATTTTACAGCTTGTGCGTAATAAATTGCCTTCTATTAGATTGAGCTATTACACCACTATTTTTGTGACGGTTTGTTTTAGTTTAATTGATAGTTTGAAAAACTTGGATATGTTGCCAGAAGGCTTACATCAAATCATGACTCATTTCCCGCTCTATTCACAAGAGCTTGCCTGGCTTGTACCCGCATTATGTACTTTAGTGCTTTCCATGATATTCGGGAAAACGATTTCAAAATAA